In Desulforegula conservatrix Mb1Pa, the following are encoded in one genomic region:
- a CDS encoding ABC transporter ATP-binding protein — MTDNSPILELKDVSVKYGNVEALHNINLKVFEGEIVSILGANGAGKSTTLMTISGLVKPHKGEILFDSKRIDGIPAHETVEKGVIQVPEGRRVFGTLTVMENLKLGAFTVKDDSATKKTVEWIFELFPILKQRKKQLAGTLSGGEQQMLAIGRALMSQPKILLLDEPSLGLAPLIIRTIFETIKEINRQGVTVVLVEQNARAALKLANRGYVLEVGKIILEDNADSLLQNPEVQNAYLGGKH; from the coding sequence ATGACTGATAACTCCCCAATACTTGAACTTAAAGACGTATCCGTCAAATATGGCAATGTTGAAGCCCTTCATAATATAAATTTAAAGGTTTTTGAGGGTGAGATCGTCTCCATTCTAGGGGCAAACGGAGCTGGCAAATCCACAACCCTTATGACAATCAGCGGCCTTGTAAAACCACACAAGGGCGAAATACTCTTTGACTCCAAAAGGATTGACGGAATACCAGCCCATGAAACTGTGGAAAAAGGCGTAATACAGGTACCTGAAGGCAGAAGGGTTTTTGGAACCCTGACCGTCATGGAAAATCTGAAACTCGGAGCTTTTACAGTAAAAGACGATTCAGCCACAAAAAAAACAGTTGAGTGGATCTTTGAACTCTTTCCAATACTCAAACAAAGAAAAAAGCAGCTCGCAGGAACCCTGAGCGGTGGTGAACAGCAGATGCTCGCCATCGGCAGAGCCTTGATGTCCCAGCCCAAAATACTTCTTCTTGACGAACCAAGCCTTGGCCTTGCGCCCTTAATAATAAGGACGATATTTGAGACCATAAAAGAAATCAACAGACAGGGAGTCACAGTTGTTCTGGTTGAACAAAATGCACGGGCAGCTCTTAAACTGGCTAACAGAGGTTATGTCCTCGAAGTCGGGAAAATAATTCTTGAGGATAACGCTGACAGCCTACTTCAGAATCCTGAGGTGCAGAATGCCTACCTTGGTGGAAAGCATTAA
- a CDS encoding GNAT family N-acetyltransferase, translating into MEDNCSDICIFPFEIVDYEEVINLWEMCDGIGLSSADSPEKIGAYLERNPGMSFIAKIDGKIAGAVLSGHDGRRGFIHHLAVHPLFRKKGIGRKLANECASALESAGIEKCHLFIFASNESGIKFWGNTGWSMRKDIGIMSRDLDTRGVTSCTRFKGCSC; encoded by the coding sequence ATGGAAGATAATTGTTCTGATATATGCATCTTCCCTTTTGAAATTGTTGATTATGAAGAAGTGATTAATCTATGGGAAATGTGCGATGGCATAGGTTTGAGCTCTGCTGATTCTCCTGAAAAAATAGGGGCTTATCTGGAACGAAATCCTGGAATGAGCTTCATTGCCAAAATAGACGGGAAAATTGCGGGGGCTGTTCTTTCCGGTCATGACGGACGCAGGGGTTTTATTCACCACCTTGCAGTTCATCCCTTGTTCAGAAAAAAAGGCATAGGCAGAAAACTTGCTAATGAGTGCGCTTCGGCACTTGAATCAGCTGGCATAGAAAAATGTCATCTGTTTATCTTCGCAAGCAATGAATCAGGAATAAAATTCTGGGGAAATACTGGTTGGTCAATGCGTAAAGACATAGGCATCATGTCCAGGGATCTGGATACGCGGGGGGTTACTTCCTGTACCCGTTTTAAAGGTTGTTCATGCTGA
- a CDS encoding TerB family tellurite resistance protein, producing MGWTGKFVGAAIGFFWGGPIGALIGAAIGHQFDKSKTSFFWNTYTIETNDWQENHNEANIAFFVSVFSMLAKMAKSDGAVSQAEIESVESFMKNQLHLDARGRNFAINIFRSALNSPESFDSFARQFYYRFQYDPELLEMMVDMLLRVGYADGEITRSEEELAYTAARIFGISSSAFEYIKSRYAHASKKSYVVLGVDEDSSDAEIKSRYRKLVHEYHPDKLAAKGVPDEFARYARERFGEIQSAYEEIRKERGF from the coding sequence ATGGGCTGGACAGGGAAATTCGTTGGAGCTGCGATCGGTTTTTTCTGGGGAGGTCCAATCGGTGCCCTGATTGGCGCGGCTATAGGCCATCAGTTTGATAAATCCAAGACTTCATTTTTCTGGAATACTTATACAATTGAAACAAATGATTGGCAGGAAAATCATAATGAGGCGAATATAGCTTTTTTTGTCTCTGTCTTTTCAATGCTCGCCAAGATGGCTAAATCTGATGGCGCTGTGTCCCAGGCCGAAATAGAGTCTGTTGAATCATTTATGAAAAATCAGCTTCATCTTGACGCCAGAGGCCGAAATTTTGCCATAAATATTTTCAGGTCTGCCCTAAATTCTCCCGAATCTTTTGATAGTTTTGCCCGCCAGTTTTATTATCGTTTTCAGTATGACCCCGAGCTTCTTGAAATGATGGTCGACATGCTTTTAAGAGTTGGGTATGCAGACGGTGAAATAACAAGATCTGAGGAAGAGCTTGCTTACACGGCAGCCAGGATTTTTGGGATAAGTTCTTCGGCCTTTGAATATATAAAGAGCAGATATGCCCACGCCTCAAAAAAGTCATATGTTGTGCTCGGGGTTGATGAAGACTCCTCTGATGCCGAGATTAAGAGCAGATACAGAAAACTTGTGCATGAATATCATCCTGACAAACTGGCTGCAAAGGGCGTTCCCGATGAATTTGCCAGATATGCAAGGGAACGGTTTGGTGAAATTCAGTCAGCATATGAGGAAATAAGAAAGGAGAGGGGGTTTTAG
- a CDS encoding methyl-accepting chemotaxis protein, protein MNLSLKNKFMIPTILLLTFMASAISGTSYLIAKSSLTKKAQQQVRDTSNHVTKQISLWLKERASDIEGFSNTQMFIDAASENNETIREAAAKQLERNWQGNSDYFELIGIADTNGDLIASSGESYKKKINVKDRSYFTQSMKGEKSFSEVILSKASGNPVYVISCPLLKEGKVTGIIFSAVSVAYMGKTFMDPIKIGKTGYMYATDINGKMIAYPDKAQILNLDLKKFDFGQEILSKRSGLISYTYKDIDKIVGFTEEPTQKWIIASTANKSELYSDVNRLGIISLILGISSVICGAIMIFFLAGSIVTPISRIIEILESVSSQVAAASEELSSSGQNLAANITIQANTIQETSANLSEVNEQVQGNTANLTTLEKMAKDAKKSAEKATESMDRMAGVMKNIKQESQKTFGIIKNIDEIAFQTNLLSLNAAVEAARAGESGAGFAVVAGEVRNLAQKSAESAKNTSGLIESVVAKVEEGGSHLELIHSLVQNLESIIKQVTQVVEASVISVSHNAVKLSESNMAIKKMDETIQSSASNAEESAAAAEEMSAQAMQMRQVADQLTHLVYGSSGKRYGNTENGKDAEQNDETDYDRYELADDVA, encoded by the coding sequence ATGAACCTAAGTCTCAAAAACAAATTCATGATCCCTACTATCCTGCTTTTAACATTTATGGCTTCGGCAATCAGTGGAACAAGTTACCTAATTGCAAAATCCAGCCTCACCAAGAAAGCCCAGCAACAGGTAAGAGACACTTCAAACCATGTAACAAAGCAGATCTCCCTGTGGCTGAAAGAACGAGCCTCTGACATTGAGGGTTTCAGCAATACTCAGATGTTTATTGACGCTGCCTCAGAAAACAATGAGACCATAAGAGAAGCTGCGGCTAAACAGCTTGAAAGGAATTGGCAAGGAAACAGCGATTATTTCGAGCTTATTGGAATAGCTGATACCAATGGAGATCTGATAGCTTCATCAGGAGAATCTTATAAAAAGAAAATCAATGTCAAAGACAGGTCATATTTTACCCAATCCATGAAAGGAGAAAAAAGCTTTTCCGAGGTTATATTAAGTAAAGCATCGGGAAATCCTGTTTATGTCATTTCATGCCCTCTGCTAAAAGAAGGCAAGGTTACGGGAATTATATTCAGTGCGGTAAGCGTTGCCTATATGGGGAAAACCTTCATGGACCCGATTAAAATTGGCAAGACTGGCTATATGTACGCTACAGATATCAATGGGAAAATGATAGCATATCCTGACAAAGCCCAAATCCTCAATCTTGATCTGAAAAAATTTGATTTTGGCCAGGAGATACTTTCAAAACGAAGTGGACTCATATCATACACATACAAAGATATAGATAAGATAGTAGGCTTTACCGAAGAGCCCACACAGAAGTGGATAATTGCTTCAACAGCAAACAAAAGCGAACTTTATAGTGATGTTAACAGACTTGGAATCATATCTCTGATTCTTGGTATCAGCTCTGTAATCTGCGGAGCAATAATGATCTTCTTTCTAGCGGGATCAATTGTAACGCCAATTTCCAGAATAATCGAAATTCTTGAATCAGTATCATCCCAGGTTGCGGCTGCATCGGAAGAGCTTTCTTCCTCAGGGCAGAACCTTGCTGCAAACATTACTATCCAGGCAAACACAATACAGGAAACTTCTGCAAATCTGTCAGAGGTCAATGAGCAGGTTCAAGGCAACACGGCAAATCTTACTACCCTCGAAAAAATGGCAAAAGATGCTAAAAAATCCGCTGAGAAGGCCACGGAATCCATGGACAGAATGGCAGGAGTTATGAAAAACATAAAACAGGAAAGCCAGAAAACCTTTGGAATCATTAAAAACATTGACGAGATAGCTTTTCAGACGAATCTGCTTTCCCTGAATGCGGCTGTCGAAGCTGCAAGGGCAGGAGAAAGCGGAGCAGGTTTTGCGGTTGTTGCAGGGGAAGTCAGAAATCTTGCCCAAAAATCAGCAGAGTCTGCAAAAAATACATCAGGACTCATAGAATCGGTGGTTGCAAAAGTAGAAGAAGGTGGTTCTCACCTCGAATTAATCCATTCCCTTGTCCAGAATCTTGAGTCCATTATAAAACAGGTGACCCAGGTTGTGGAAGCATCGGTTATTTCTGTTTCCCATAACGCAGTAAAGCTTTCAGAAAGCAATATGGCAATAAAAAAAATGGATGAAACCATTCAGTCAAGCGCATCAAATGCAGAGGAGTCCGCCGCAGCCGCAGAAGAGATGAGTGCGCAGGCAATGCAAATGAGGCAGGTAGCAGATCAGCTGACCCATCTCGTTTACGGTTCGTCCGGTAAAAGATATGGAAACACGGAAAATGGCAAAGACGCGGAACAAAATGATGAAACTGATTATGACAGATACGAATTAGCTGATGACGTTGCCTGA
- a CDS encoding DMT family transporter, protein MSLKISKSVVADMSLLFISFVWGATFVMVQDAISVLPPFAFNAVRFFTAFCLFAGLSAFTPGIKDKINKDSIKRGLIIGIWLCCGYSTQTFGLLYTTSSNAGFITGLSVVMVPVFAFFMLRHKIRIQAVIGITCAAAGLYLLTMTGPVSFNKGDLLILFAAASFALHIVFTGKFSPGQSALVLCMIQVAVVSVLNLLCSLMFEDFIGLAGSGAIKNPGVIIAILITACLGTVFAFLTQTRLQKFTTPTRVALIFSTEPVFAAVAGYIWAGERLGIKAVLGCIIILSGMIISELPLKQEHFKVGSWKRKMKN, encoded by the coding sequence ATGTCTTTGAAAATCAGCAAGTCAGTTGTGGCAGATATGTCTCTCCTGTTCATTTCATTTGTATGGGGCGCAACCTTTGTAATGGTTCAGGATGCAATTTCTGTTCTTCCTCCCTTTGCTTTCAATGCAGTCAGATTTTTTACAGCCTTCTGCCTCTTCGCTGGTCTTTCTGCATTCACGCCCGGCATAAAAGACAAAATAAACAAGGATTCCATAAAAAGAGGCTTAATAATTGGAATATGGCTCTGCTGCGGGTATTCGACCCAGACATTCGGGCTGCTTTATACCACATCGTCCAATGCAGGCTTCATAACTGGCCTCAGCGTTGTAATGGTTCCTGTCTTTGCTTTCTTCATGCTAAGGCACAAAATACGGATTCAGGCTGTAATAGGAATAACATGCGCAGCCGCAGGGCTTTATCTTCTCACAATGACAGGCCCTGTTTCTTTTAATAAGGGGGATCTTCTGATTCTCTTTGCAGCTGCTTCTTTTGCCCTTCACATAGTTTTCACAGGAAAATTTTCACCAGGCCAGTCAGCCCTTGTTCTATGCATGATTCAGGTTGCGGTCGTATCTGTCCTGAATCTTTTGTGCTCTCTTATGTTTGAGGATTTCATAGGTCTCGCGGGCTCCGGAGCCATAAAAAATCCGGGCGTAATAATTGCCATTTTAATCACGGCATGCCTGGGAACTGTCTTTGCATTTCTTACCCAGACAAGACTTCAGAAATTCACAACTCCCACAAGGGTAGCGCTAATTTTTTCGACAGAACCAGTATTTGCAGCTGTGGCTGGGTACATATGGGCAGGAGAAAGGCTTGGGATAAAAGCAGTGCTTGGCTGCATTATAATTCTGTCAGGGATGATAATATCCGAACTACCTCTGAAACAAGAGCACTTCAAGGTCGGTTCATGGAAAAGAAAAATGAAAAATTGA
- a CDS encoding ABC transporter ATP-binding protein, which yields MSVLQLHGVTKHFGGLTAVSEATFEISKGTIVGLIGPNGAGKTTLFNLITGNYVPDEGSIIFKKESIKGKKPHEIVEKGISRTFQSIRLFQNLPAVENVLAGCHCRMKSGIFSGMFSLPWQKKEEAEALEKSAECLDFVGLLDKAEILASNLSYGNQRLLEIARALASDPDLIILDEPAGGMNNQETEELLELIYRIKQKGITVLFIEHDMGLVMRACEKIIVIEYGSKIAEGTPEEVKNNPRVIEAYLGADND from the coding sequence TTGAGTGTTCTTCAATTACATGGAGTGACAAAGCATTTTGGCGGACTTACGGCAGTTTCAGAAGCCACGTTTGAAATATCAAAAGGAACGATTGTCGGTCTAATCGGTCCGAACGGCGCTGGAAAAACGACCCTCTTTAATCTGATTACAGGTAATTATGTCCCTGATGAAGGCAGCATAATTTTCAAGAAAGAGTCAATCAAAGGCAAAAAGCCCCATGAAATTGTGGAAAAAGGAATATCAAGGACATTTCAGTCCATACGCCTTTTCCAGAATCTTCCGGCTGTGGAAAATGTTCTTGCTGGCTGCCACTGTAGAATGAAGTCTGGAATCTTTTCAGGAATGTTCAGTCTCCCATGGCAGAAAAAAGAAGAGGCGGAAGCTCTTGAAAAATCCGCTGAATGCCTTGACTTTGTAGGACTTCTTGACAAGGCGGAAATCCTTGCTTCTAATCTGTCGTACGGCAACCAAAGACTTCTTGAAATAGCCAGAGCGCTTGCTTCTGATCCTGATCTCATTATCCTTGATGAGCCTGCCGGAGGTATGAACAATCAGGAAACTGAAGAGCTCCTTGAACTGATATACAGAATCAAACAGAAAGGCATAACGGTTCTGTTCATAGAGCACGATATGGGGCTTGTCATGAGAGCATGTGAAAAGATTATTGTTATCGAATACGGCTCAAAAATTGCCGAAGGCACACCCGAAGAAGTAAAGAACAATCCGAGGGTTATAGAAGCTTATCTTGGTGCAGACAATGACTGA
- a CDS encoding FumA C-terminus/TtdB family hydratase beta subunit: MSDFKYSPVLGAVPDLTDYRFIGSEGVNEFKIGPRFFLEIDEKTISDLSEKAFSDVNHFLRASHLAQLRKILDDGDSTMNEKYVALELLKNAVISSGGVFPLCQDTGTAIVMAKKGQGVLTSGCDEKSISRGIFEAYKNNNLRYSQVAPISMFDEKNTGTNLPAQIDIYSGDELKYEFLFMAKGGGSANKTFLFQETKALLDPEKITNFLAAKMRDIGTSACPPYHMAIVIGGMSAEFNLKTVKLATAGCLDYLPCSGNILGIAFRDKELEEKLLEISKNMGIGAQFGGKYFCHDIRVIRLPRHGASCPVGIGVSCSADRQIKAKITSEGVFLENLETDPSLYLPVPEPEITGSVHINLNKPMDDIRSHLSGFPVSTRLLLSGKMVVARDIAHAKIMELLKNGHEMPDYMKKYPVYYAGPAKTPKGHASGSFGPTTAGRMDSYVAEFQKRGGSLVMVAKGNRGRQVRDACKEFGGFYLGSIGGPAARLGRDCITKAELIEFPELGMEAVYLIEIKDFPAFIIMDDKGNDFYDSTMV, from the coding sequence ATGTCTGATTTTAAATATTCACCTGTTCTTGGTGCTGTTCCAGATCTTACTGATTACAGATTCATCGGTTCTGAAGGCGTAAATGAGTTTAAAATTGGCCCGCGATTCTTTCTCGAGATTGATGAAAAAACAATATCTGATTTGTCAGAAAAGGCTTTCAGTGATGTAAATCATTTTCTCAGAGCTTCCCATCTTGCTCAGCTCAGGAAGATCCTTGATGATGGTGATAGCACCATGAATGAAAAATATGTTGCACTTGAGCTTTTGAAAAATGCGGTTATATCTTCCGGTGGAGTTTTCCCACTGTGTCAGGACACGGGTACCGCCATAGTCATGGCCAAAAAAGGTCAGGGGGTTCTTACCTCCGGATGTGACGAGAAATCCATAAGCAGAGGTATTTTTGAGGCATATAAAAATAACAATCTCAGGTATTCCCAGGTCGCTCCTATTTCGATGTTTGACGAGAAAAACACCGGAACAAACCTTCCTGCGCAGATTGATATTTATTCCGGAGATGAGCTTAAATATGAATTTCTTTTCATGGCCAAAGGCGGCGGATCCGCAAACAAGACCTTTCTGTTCCAGGAAACCAAGGCTTTACTTGATCCAGAAAAAATTACAAACTTTCTTGCCGCAAAAATGAGGGATATCGGGACATCAGCCTGCCCTCCTTATCACATGGCCATTGTAATTGGGGGGATGTCAGCTGAATTCAATCTTAAGACTGTTAAGCTTGCCACGGCTGGTTGTCTTGACTATTTGCCATGTTCCGGAAATATCTTAGGGATTGCCTTCAGGGATAAAGAACTTGAGGAAAAACTGCTTGAAATTTCAAAGAACATGGGAATAGGCGCTCAATTTGGAGGTAAATACTTTTGCCATGATATTCGGGTTATCAGACTTCCAAGGCATGGCGCGTCTTGTCCTGTGGGCATAGGAGTCAGTTGTTCGGCAGACAGACAGATAAAGGCAAAGATAACATCAGAGGGCGTGTTTCTGGAAAACCTTGAAACTGATCCGTCTCTATACCTTCCGGTGCCTGAACCTGAGATCACTGGATCTGTTCATATAAACCTGAATAAACCGATGGATGATATAAGATCACATCTTTCAGGATTCCCTGTTTCAACCAGACTTCTTCTTTCCGGGAAAATGGTGGTTGCCAGGGATATTGCCCATGCAAAAATAATGGAACTTCTTAAAAATGGCCATGAAATGCCTGATTATATGAAAAAATATCCTGTTTATTATGCTGGGCCTGCCAAGACTCCGAAAGGCCACGCATCCGGTTCTTTTGGCCCGACAACAGCAGGCAGAATGGACTCTTATGTGGCAGAATTCCAGAAAAGAGGAGGAAGCCTTGTAATGGTGGCAAAGGGCAACAGAGGCAGACAGGTTAGGGATGCCTGCAAGGAATTCGGGGGATTTTACCTCGGCTCAATCGGTGGACCTGCCGCAAGGCTTGGAAGGGACTGCATTACCAAGGCTGAATTGATTGAATTTCCTGAGCTTGGGATGGAAGCCGTTTATCTGATAGAAATCAAAGATTTCCCAGCCTTTATTATTATGGATGACAAGGGAAATGATTTTTACGATTCTACAATGGTGTGA